From a single Marinobacter sp. THAF197a genomic region:
- a CDS encoding histone deacetylase family protein: MTTAFFSHDDCMKHNMGPEHPECPERISTILAYLADTHLERDLDWVRPEEITRDQLLTVHPETYLQQLDMMQPTRGRVFTDPDTAMMPDTLRAARLAAGGNIQAVDMVMSSQVTNAFVCARPPGHHAERSKSMGFCFYNNVALAAMRALTFHHLERVAIVDFDVHQGNGTVDIVSGDERILMCSSFQHPFYPHSHVHRQADNIINAPIEANCSALDYRKAVEAAWLKKLQDFRPQLVLISAGFDGHKLDPMAELNLEVDDYRWLTEMLISVAHDHANDRIVSTLEGGYHLKALAESVTAHLDLLSTVY, encoded by the coding sequence ATGACCACGGCATTTTTCTCCCACGATGACTGCATGAAGCACAATATGGGCCCGGAGCACCCGGAATGCCCTGAGCGAATCTCCACCATCCTCGCGTATCTGGCAGACACTCACCTGGAACGGGATCTGGACTGGGTTCGACCGGAAGAAATTACCCGTGACCAGCTGTTAACGGTGCACCCCGAGACTTACCTTCAACAGCTAGATATGATGCAGCCTACCCGGGGCCGGGTGTTTACCGATCCGGACACCGCCATGATGCCGGATACCCTGCGCGCCGCCCGACTGGCCGCCGGCGGCAATATCCAGGCGGTCGATATGGTAATGAGTAGTCAGGTGACCAACGCGTTTGTCTGCGCCCGCCCACCCGGGCACCATGCCGAGCGCTCCAAATCCATGGGGTTCTGCTTCTATAACAACGTGGCACTGGCAGCCATGCGCGCCCTCACCTTCCACCACCTGGAACGGGTTGCGATCGTTGATTTCGATGTGCATCAGGGCAACGGCACCGTGGACATCGTTAGCGGAGACGAACGCATCCTGATGTGCTCCAGCTTCCAGCACCCTTTCTATCCACACTCCCATGTGCATCGCCAGGCGGACAACATTATCAATGCGCCGATCGAGGCCAACTGCTCGGCTCTGGACTACCGTAAAGCGGTGGAAGCAGCGTGGCTTAAGAAATTGCAGGATTTCCGCCCGCAGCTGGTACTGATTTCCGCCGGTTTTGACGGCCATAAACTCGACCCGATGGCAGAACTGAATCTGGAAGTGGACGACTATCGCTGGTTGACGGAAATGCTGATCAGCGTGGCCCATGACCACGCAAACGACCGGATTGTGTCAACTCTGGAGGGGGGATATCACCTGAAAGCGCTGGCCGAAAGCGTCACCGCCCACCTGGACCTGCTCAGCACGGTTTACTGA
- the ubiG gene encoding bifunctional 2-polyprenyl-6-hydroxyphenol methylase/3-demethylubiquinol 3-O-methyltransferase UbiG — translation MSNQNVDQNEIAKFEALASRWWDPTSEFKPLHDINPLRLNYIDERVALAGKKVLDVGCGGGLLSEGMALRGAHVTGIDMGEAPLSVAKLHGLESGVNVDYRQTTVEELARDPEHAGQYDAVTCLEMLEHVPDPASGIRACAAMLRPGGHMFVSTINRNPKSFLFAIVGAEYVLNMLPKGTHEWKKFIRPSEMSDYLRHAGLEVQELTGMTYNPLTKVYKLGRDVDVNYLMHARDIRED, via the coding sequence ATGAGCAACCAGAACGTAGACCAGAACGAGATTGCCAAGTTTGAGGCCCTGGCCAGCCGTTGGTGGGACCCCACCAGCGAGTTTAAACCGCTGCACGACATCAATCCCCTGCGGTTGAATTACATTGACGAGCGGGTAGCCCTGGCCGGCAAAAAGGTGCTGGACGTCGGTTGCGGCGGCGGCCTGTTGTCGGAAGGCATGGCCCTGCGCGGTGCCCATGTAACCGGTATCGATATGGGTGAAGCGCCCTTATCAGTGGCCAAACTGCACGGTTTGGAATCGGGTGTGAATGTTGATTACCGGCAAACCACCGTCGAAGAGCTGGCGCGTGATCCGGAACATGCCGGCCAGTATGACGCGGTCACCTGCCTGGAAATGCTGGAGCATGTGCCGGACCCCGCTTCGGGTATCCGTGCCTGCGCCGCCATGTTGCGCCCGGGCGGCCACATGTTTGTCTCCACGATTAACCGGAACCCGAAGTCTTTCCTGTTTGCCATCGTGGGTGCGGAATACGTGCTCAACATGCTGCCCAAGGGCACCCATGAGTGGAAAAAGTTTATCCGGCCTTCCGAGATGTCCGACTACCTGCGCCATGCTGGCCTGGAAGTTCAGGAACTCACCGGCATGACCTACAACCCGCTAACCAAGGTGTACAAACTGGGCCGGGATGTCGACGTCAATTACCTGATGCACGCGCGGGATATTCGTGAAGACTGA
- a CDS encoding TRZ/ATZ family hydrolase, with protein sequence MTADTITAADSRINARWLIPVEPFGVVLEHQAVILQGSRIADVLPQSEADQKYRTRETVNLDRHVVMPGLINLHGHTAMSLFRGLADDLPLMTWLNDHIWPAEGRFVSEPFVLDGTRLAMAEMLRTGTTTFSDMYFFPEVTAQAAHDAGMRAQVCFPLMDMPTVWGSGPDEYLRKGAALIEQWQGDEYIMPAIGPHAPYTVSDQPLKDAVALAGKTGAAIQLHLHETAFEVDEAMKATGSRPVTRMAELGVLGRNTQCVHMTQIDDSDLEQLVRSGAHIVHCPESNLKLASGLCPVQKLMDHGINVTIGTDGAASNNDLDLFGELKTAAMVAKVVAGDASALSAHRALEMATLSGARALGREQELGSLVAGKLADLIAVDLSDPFLQPVYDPASHLVYSNHGRAVSHSWIHGVPQLQDGRLTRIDVPDLMLRVSEWRQQILS encoded by the coding sequence ATGACGGCAGACACCATCACTGCAGCCGATAGTCGAATCAACGCCCGCTGGCTGATTCCCGTAGAACCCTTCGGCGTTGTGCTGGAGCACCAGGCGGTGATCCTGCAGGGCAGCCGCATTGCAGACGTGCTGCCACAATCAGAGGCAGACCAGAAATACCGCACCCGCGAAACGGTTAACCTTGACCGTCATGTGGTCATGCCGGGGCTAATCAACCTGCACGGCCACACCGCCATGTCGCTGTTCCGGGGCCTGGCCGATGACCTGCCGCTGATGACCTGGCTGAACGACCACATCTGGCCCGCCGAAGGCAGGTTCGTCAGCGAGCCGTTTGTGCTGGACGGCACGCGGCTGGCGATGGCGGAAATGCTGCGTACCGGTACCACCACCTTCTCTGACATGTACTTCTTTCCGGAAGTGACGGCCCAGGCGGCCCATGATGCCGGAATGCGCGCCCAGGTCTGTTTTCCGCTGATGGACATGCCCACGGTCTGGGGTTCCGGGCCGGACGAGTACCTGCGCAAAGGGGCGGCCCTGATCGAACAATGGCAGGGTGACGAATACATCATGCCGGCGATTGGCCCCCATGCCCCCTACACGGTCTCTGACCAGCCGCTGAAAGACGCCGTCGCCCTGGCCGGAAAAACCGGAGCGGCCATCCAGCTGCACCTGCACGAGACCGCCTTCGAAGTAGATGAAGCCATGAAAGCCACGGGCTCACGCCCCGTTACCCGGATGGCAGAGCTAGGGGTTCTTGGCAGGAATACCCAGTGCGTGCACATGACCCAGATTGACGATTCGGACCTGGAACAGCTGGTGCGCTCAGGCGCCCACATCGTGCACTGCCCGGAATCCAACCTGAAACTGGCCAGCGGCCTGTGCCCGGTGCAGAAACTGATGGACCACGGTATCAATGTCACCATCGGCACGGATGGCGCCGCCAGCAACAACGATCTGGACCTGTTCGGTGAACTGAAAACCGCAGCCATGGTCGCCAAGGTCGTGGCCGGGGATGCCTCGGCATTGTCCGCCCACCGGGCGCTGGAAATGGCCACCCTGAGCGGTGCCCGCGCGCTCGGCAGGGAACAGGAGTTGGGTTCCCTGGTAGCAGGCAAGCTGGCCGATCTGATTGCCGTGGACCTGAGCGATCCTTTCCTGCAGCCGGTCTACGACCCGGCATCCCACCTGGTTTACAGCAACCATGGCCGGGCAGTAAGCCACAGCTGGATTCACGGCGTACCTCAATTACAGGACGGTCGCCTGACCCGTATCGACGTACCTGACCTGATGCTTCGGGTCAGTGAATGGCGGCAACAGATTCTCAGTTAA
- the rdgC gene encoding recombination-associated protein RdgC, with protein MWFRNARIFRFTKPFDITAEALEEKLQADAFKPCGPQETTRQGWVPPLGKHGEQLVHSANGYHLIALRKEEKILPGPVVKEAVEERAEAIELDQGRKVRKKEKEEIKEQVMLEMLPQAFSRNRRCFAYLAPQDGVLVVDAGSAKQAEDLASTLRKSLGSLPVRPPAVEQAPAFTFTGWLTETIDHPANIVLGSECELKDPSEDGGVVRCKGLDLKADEIRNHLETGMQVTKLALTWDDNVSFILDEELGIRRLKFGETLQDQLDDVDVDDAMAKFDAAFSLMTLELSRMIPGLLEALGGEDRSAIVEE; from the coding sequence ATGTGGTTTCGTAACGCCCGGATTTTCCGTTTCACCAAGCCTTTTGATATCACCGCCGAAGCCCTGGAAGAAAAGCTGCAGGCGGATGCCTTCAAGCCCTGCGGCCCCCAGGAAACCACCCGCCAGGGTTGGGTACCTCCCCTTGGAAAACACGGTGAGCAATTGGTGCACAGCGCTAACGGTTACCACCTGATCGCTCTGCGCAAGGAAGAAAAGATTCTGCCAGGCCCGGTAGTCAAGGAAGCCGTAGAAGAGCGGGCCGAGGCCATCGAGCTGGATCAGGGCCGCAAAGTGCGCAAGAAGGAAAAAGAGGAAATCAAAGAGCAGGTCATGCTGGAAATGCTGCCCCAGGCGTTTTCCCGCAACCGCCGCTGCTTTGCCTACCTGGCACCGCAGGACGGAGTGCTGGTGGTGGATGCCGGCTCTGCCAAACAGGCGGAAGACCTTGCCTCAACCCTGCGCAAGAGCCTGGGCTCGCTGCCGGTTCGGCCGCCGGCGGTGGAGCAGGCTCCTGCCTTCACCTTCACCGGCTGGCTGACAGAAACCATCGATCACCCTGCCAATATCGTGCTGGGTAGCGAATGCGAACTCAAGGATCCTTCAGAAGACGGCGGCGTGGTGCGTTGCAAGGGCCTGGACCTGAAAGCCGATGAAATTCGCAACCACCTCGAAACCGGCATGCAGGTGACCAAGCTGGCGCTTACCTGGGATGACAACGTCTCGTTTATTCTGGATGAAGAACTGGGCATTCGCCGGCTGAAGTTCGGTGAAACCCTGCAGGACCAGCTGGATGATGTGGATGTGGACGACGCCATGGCCAAGTTCGACGCCGCCTTTTCGCTGATGACCCTGGAACTCTCACGGATGATTCCCGGGCTGCTGGAAGCACTCGGTGGCGAAGACCGCTCCGCCATCGTCGAGGAATAA
- a CDS encoding YciK family oxidoreductase, whose translation MQDYQAPADLLKDRIVMVTGAGSGIGRAAAKAYAAHGATVILVGRTVGKLEEVYDEIEAAGHPQPAIVPMNFEGAAVKEYEELAMTLEENFGRLDGLLHNAGILGSRSPVELYDPETWNKVMQVNATAPFLLSRAMIPLLRKSDDASMIFTSSGVGRQARAYWGAYAVSKFAVEGLSQLLADELDDNRHNIRVNSLNPGATRTNMRVLAYPAENPNQNPAPEELMPVYLYLMGKDSQDINGQQIDAQPKK comes from the coding sequence ATGCAAGATTACCAGGCACCCGCCGATCTTCTGAAAGACCGCATTGTCATGGTAACCGGAGCCGGTAGCGGCATCGGCCGCGCCGCTGCCAAAGCCTATGCTGCCCATGGCGCCACCGTCATCCTGGTTGGCCGCACCGTAGGCAAGCTGGAAGAGGTTTACGATGAAATTGAAGCCGCCGGGCACCCGCAACCGGCCATCGTGCCGATGAATTTCGAGGGTGCGGCGGTCAAGGAATACGAAGAACTGGCGATGACCCTGGAAGAGAACTTCGGCCGGCTTGACGGATTGCTGCATAACGCCGGCATTCTGGGCTCCCGCAGCCCGGTAGAGCTTTATGATCCGGAAACCTGGAACAAGGTGATGCAGGTAAACGCCACGGCCCCGTTTTTACTCAGCCGGGCAATGATTCCCCTGCTGCGCAAATCCGATGATGCCTCGATGATCTTTACCTCGTCGGGCGTTGGCCGCCAGGCCCGGGCCTACTGGGGTGCCTATGCGGTATCGAAATTTGCCGTCGAAGGCCTTAGCCAGCTGCTGGCGGATGAACTGGATGACAACCGCCACAACATCCGGGTAAACAGTCTGAACCCCGGTGCCACCCGTACCAATATGAGAGTGCTGGCTTATCCGGCAGAAAACCCGAACCAGAACCCGGCGCCGGAAGAACTGATGCCGGTGTACCTGTACCTGATGGGCAAAGACAGCCAGGATATCAACGGCCAGCAAATCGACGCGCAGCCGAAGAAATAA
- a CDS encoding glutaredoxin family protein: protein MELLFYTTSQCHLCELAEALLVSTPMPEPIPVDVVDIAQSEELVERYGTRIPVLRRNDTGAELDWPFTRDQLLTFLQ, encoded by the coding sequence ATGGAACTCCTGTTTTACACCACCTCCCAGTGCCATTTGTGCGAGCTGGCGGAAGCGCTTTTGGTCAGCACGCCCATGCCGGAGCCGATCCCTGTGGATGTGGTAGACATAGCCCAGTCTGAAGAACTGGTTGAGCGCTACGGCACACGCATTCCGGTGCTACGCCGTAACGACACCGGCGCGGAGCTGGACTGGCCGTTCACCAGGGACCAGTTACTCACGTTTCTGCAATGA
- a CDS encoding flagellar protein MotY, with the protein MTYSLRHLLHQKLTAAGVSALLAVAATPVLATSYGAGIENSQWYLSESVFECSLVHEVPGYGRAVFRHRAGEALSFYLESEIPVMRPGRGQLVVEAPAWRPGVAPRAIGSVTVSDQPRAVTVSSREATLMTQGLLQGMRPTVTRAARYDDRPVRVQLSNVNFSGPYSGYRECVSSLLPVNYDQIRRSRVPFVSGSTSLSDTDRQLLDNIVTYVMADSTVERIFVDGHSDSVGSRIDNRALSEERANVVADYLRSRGIDDDLLIVRGHGDQFPVSRRHADNRRTTIRLQRQGERPELQQANGPGMDFSG; encoded by the coding sequence ATGACTTATTCGCTTCGCCATTTACTTCATCAAAAGCTGACAGCTGCAGGCGTGTCGGCTTTGCTTGCTGTGGCAGCTACGCCTGTTTTGGCGACAAGCTACGGTGCCGGCATTGAGAACAGCCAGTGGTACCTGTCGGAATCTGTGTTTGAGTGTTCCCTGGTACACGAGGTACCGGGATACGGCAGGGCGGTTTTCCGCCATCGGGCCGGCGAAGCGTTGAGTTTCTATCTGGAATCCGAGATCCCGGTGATGCGCCCCGGTCGCGGCCAGCTAGTGGTGGAAGCGCCAGCCTGGCGTCCTGGCGTGGCGCCCCGGGCCATCGGCTCGGTAACGGTCTCTGACCAGCCCAGGGCGGTCACGGTCAGCAGTCGTGAGGCAACGCTGATGACTCAGGGCTTGTTGCAGGGGATGCGCCCGACCGTCACACGAGCTGCCCGTTATGATGACCGGCCCGTGCGGGTCCAACTTTCCAACGTTAATTTCTCAGGCCCGTACTCGGGCTACCGGGAGTGCGTATCCAGCCTGCTGCCGGTGAACTACGACCAGATTCGTCGTTCCCGAGTGCCGTTTGTCAGCGGCAGTACCAGCCTGTCTGATACCGACAGGCAGCTGCTGGATAACATCGTGACCTACGTAATGGCGGATTCCACCGTTGAGCGGATATTTGTGGACGGCCATTCAGACAGTGTTGGCAGCCGCATCGATAACCGGGCGCTGTCCGAAGAGCGGGCGAATGTGGTGGCGGACTATCTGCGATCCCGCGGTATCGATGATGACCTTCTGATTGTGCGTGGGCACGGTGACCAGTTCCCGGTTTCCCGCCGGCACGCGGATAATCGCCGTACCACTATTCGCTTGCAACGGCAGGGCGAGCGCCCCGAGTTACAGCAGGCGAACGGCCCGGGTATGGATTTCTCAGGCTGA
- the yaaA gene encoding peroxide stress protein YaaA, which translates to MLMIISPAKTLDYDSPLATETYTQPDFLDDACELIDQLKALEPHQVSNLMSISDKLGQLNAERFRTWHTPFTPDNARQAILAFKGDVYTGLDAESFSEQDFAFAQKHLRMLSGLYGLLKPLDLMQPYRLEMGTRFENQRGKDLYAFWGSKITEALNELLAQDDQVLVNLASNEYFKSVQKKQLDGRLITPQFKDWKNGQYKMISFYAKKARGLMCRYAIQNQITQADDLKGFNLEGYYFSEDQSDKNNWVFLRDEQ; encoded by the coding sequence ATGCTGATGATCATCTCCCCTGCCAAGACTCTGGACTACGACAGTCCGTTGGCGACGGAAACCTATACACAACCGGATTTTCTGGACGACGCCTGCGAGCTGATCGACCAGCTCAAAGCACTGGAGCCGCATCAGGTCAGCAACCTGATGAGCATCAGCGACAAACTCGGCCAGCTTAACGCCGAAAGGTTCCGCACCTGGCATACCCCCTTTACACCAGACAATGCCCGCCAGGCGATCCTGGCCTTCAAGGGCGACGTCTATACCGGGCTGGACGCGGAAAGTTTCTCTGAACAGGATTTCGCCTTCGCCCAGAAGCATCTGCGCATGCTGTCCGGCCTCTACGGTTTGCTCAAACCACTGGACCTGATGCAACCGTACCGCCTGGAGATGGGCACCAGGTTCGAGAACCAGCGAGGCAAAGACCTGTACGCCTTCTGGGGCAGCAAGATTACCGAGGCCCTGAACGAGCTGCTGGCGCAAGATGACCAGGTTCTGGTTAACCTTGCCTCCAACGAGTACTTCAAGAGTGTGCAAAAGAAGCAGCTTGACGGCCGCCTGATTACCCCCCAGTTCAAGGACTGGAAGAACGGTCAGTACAAGATGATCAGTTTCTACGCCAAGAAGGCCCGGGGCCTGATGTGCCGCTATGCGATTCAGAATCAGATCACCCAGGCCGACGACCTCAAGGGTTTTAACCTTGAAGGCTATTATTTCAGCGAAGACCAATCCGATAAAAACAACTGGGTTTTCCTGCGGGATGAACAGTAA
- a CDS encoding HAD family hydrolase, whose amino-acid sequence MKTDVLPSAVLFDLDGTLIDTAPDFIRCLNMLRQQHELAPLPAEHIRRSVSNGARAMIRVGFGLEPEHPDYLEKHTAFLDLYEAGVAIETTLFEGMDELLLDLEGRSIPWGIVTNKPARFAIPLIEALGLAERCATLICPDHVAERKPHPESLFLACREIGAEPKQAIYVGDHERDIEAGRNAGMRTIAVRYGYIEQPESVDLWQADIIVDTVSDLAKLLQ is encoded by the coding sequence GTGAAGACTGACGTTCTCCCTTCAGCCGTACTGTTCGATCTGGACGGCACGCTGATTGATACCGCCCCGGATTTCATCCGCTGCCTGAATATGCTGCGACAACAGCACGAGCTGGCGCCCTTGCCGGCGGAGCATATCCGGCGTTCGGTATCTAACGGCGCCCGGGCGATGATCCGGGTCGGCTTTGGCCTGGAGCCGGAACACCCGGATTACCTGGAAAAGCACACGGCGTTTCTGGACTTGTATGAAGCAGGTGTCGCCATCGAAACCACGCTGTTCGAAGGCATGGACGAGTTGCTGCTTGATCTGGAAGGCCGGTCTATTCCCTGGGGCATTGTTACCAACAAACCCGCCCGGTTTGCCATCCCCCTGATCGAAGCCCTCGGGCTTGCAGAACGATGCGCCACGCTGATTTGCCCGGACCATGTGGCCGAGCGCAAACCTCACCCGGAATCGCTGTTCCTGGCATGCCGTGAGATTGGCGCAGAGCCGAAACAGGCGATCTACGTGGGTGACCACGAACGGGACATTGAAGCAGGCCGGAACGCAGGTATGCGTACCATCGCCGTTCGCTACGGCTACATCGAGCAACCGGAGTCGGTTGACCTGTGGCAAGCTGATATCATCGTCGATACCGTCAGCGACCTGGCAAAGCTGTTACAATAG
- a CDS encoding DUF2788 domain-containing protein: MNEAVFSQIAMLVFLTGLIVWMGFIVWDLAKKSQAGKFGTIALFTVLGAGVVGFIVKTVLVEIMQI, from the coding sequence ATGAACGAAGCAGTCTTCTCCCAGATCGCCATGCTGGTGTTTCTGACGGGCCTTATTGTCTGGATGGGTTTCATCGTTTGGGACCTGGCCAAAAAATCCCAGGCTGGGAAGTTCGGCACCATTGCCCTGTTTACCGTGCTGGGCGCCGGCGTTGTGGGGTTTATCGTGAAAACCGTGCTGGTAGAAATCATGCAGATCTGA
- a CDS encoding GNAT family N-acetyltransferase, which translates to MSTRYLESLFNPESIAVIGASERAENLGGMVLRNLLGGGYPGRLVVVNQTDYDNVHGVPCVKKVSKLDFSPDLAIICTPPDTVPKMIRKLGECGVRTAIVMTGGMSRTHSKTGQPLMYSVRDAARETGIRVLGPNTIGLMVPARHLNATYAHMGAIPGRVAFVGQSGTIASSVIDWAFARGVGFSYFLTLGDGMDIDHDDLIDYLAQDTQTRAILLHIENIPNPRRFMSAVRVASRTKPVIAVKSGRVPESEWFAHELPAGIKRSDPIYDAMLQRAGVLRVDGLGQMFDALETLTRMRPLRRESLAIMANGVGPGVLAVDRLADLGGELAELSEQSVDALAELLPAYWTRKNPIDLNYDATPELYGKAIKILAKDPNVANVLVMYAPTLIEDSLQIADAVVQASKGTRLNIFTCWLGQSTVMDSREEFYRAGLPSFFNPEKAVMAFMQHVRHQRVQRLLTETPESFTDHFADRANTRKLVARALSDGRRHLSNREARRVICDYGINTIDTVYCDDVEEVLEVFAVERRPIDITVVHEQGCFPFLDLSPTQRRYKGTVKKLNSEQAIIDSCRFLMDEYREHFPRSGFLGFAVQRSYQHVGGIEFSVGITRDNLFGPLVVCGAAGAQINIMTDRQIALPPLNMVLARELLRRTYMYKLLKEHSLKPEEDIRAVSETLVTLSQIVIDIPEIRGLEIAPLLFNEQGAVAVNIAIDLDDRRGKPIIQPYPRELEEWIVLPRSGRRVIIRPVLAEDEPAHRSFHEHQSPESIRYRFFQYRKHFSREDVAQMVQIDYDREMVFIANAPRLDGEGEETLGTVRTWTDADNLRCEFAVMVDDRMKGEGLGVALMQKMIDYCRARGTMEMIGNVLPDNRPMLKLAEHLGFETKYNPEEEVMDLRLVLNEPVKDWQKERLGKGGHL; encoded by the coding sequence TTGAGTACCCGCTATCTGGAAAGCCTGTTCAATCCTGAATCCATTGCTGTGATTGGTGCTTCCGAACGGGCCGAGAACCTCGGTGGTATGGTACTCCGGAACCTGCTGGGTGGCGGCTATCCAGGCCGCCTGGTGGTGGTCAACCAGACCGACTACGACAACGTGCACGGGGTTCCTTGCGTCAAGAAGGTCTCGAAACTGGATTTTAGCCCGGATCTGGCCATTATCTGTACGCCACCGGATACTGTGCCGAAAATGATTCGAAAGCTCGGCGAATGTGGTGTGCGTACTGCCATTGTGATGACCGGCGGTATGTCACGTACCCACAGTAAAACCGGGCAGCCGTTGATGTATTCGGTGCGGGACGCGGCCCGGGAAACCGGCATTCGGGTATTGGGGCCCAATACCATCGGCCTGATGGTGCCGGCACGTCATCTTAACGCCACCTATGCGCACATGGGCGCCATTCCCGGACGGGTGGCGTTTGTGGGGCAGTCCGGCACCATTGCCAGTTCGGTGATTGACTGGGCTTTTGCCCGGGGTGTCGGGTTTTCTTACTTCCTGACACTGGGCGATGGCATGGACATTGATCACGACGACCTGATCGATTACCTGGCCCAGGACACCCAGACCCGCGCTATCCTTTTGCACATCGAAAATATTCCCAATCCCCGCCGCTTTATGTCGGCGGTACGGGTAGCCTCCCGGACCAAACCGGTTATTGCGGTGAAATCCGGCCGGGTGCCGGAGTCGGAGTGGTTCGCCCATGAGTTACCGGCTGGCATCAAACGCAGTGACCCGATTTACGATGCCATGCTGCAGAGAGCCGGTGTGTTACGGGTGGACGGCCTGGGCCAGATGTTTGATGCCCTGGAAACCCTGACCCGAATGCGCCCGCTGCGGCGCGAATCGTTGGCGATCATGGCCAACGGGGTTGGCCCCGGTGTGCTGGCGGTGGACCGGTTGGCCGACCTGGGCGGCGAGCTGGCGGAACTGTCGGAGCAGTCCGTTGATGCCCTGGCGGAGTTGCTGCCGGCCTACTGGACCCGGAAAAACCCGATCGACCTCAACTACGACGCCACGCCAGAACTCTATGGCAAGGCGATCAAGATTCTCGCCAAAGACCCGAACGTGGCCAACGTGTTGGTGATGTATGCGCCAACCCTGATCGAGGACAGCCTGCAGATTGCCGATGCGGTGGTGCAGGCCTCCAAGGGCACACGGCTGAATATTTTCACCTGCTGGCTGGGGCAGAGCACGGTGATGGATTCCCGTGAAGAATTTTATCGTGCCGGCCTGCCGTCGTTCTTCAATCCTGAGAAGGCGGTCATGGCCTTTATGCAGCACGTCCGTCACCAGCGGGTGCAGAGGCTGCTGACAGAAACACCGGAATCCTTCACCGACCATTTCGCCGACCGTGCCAATACCCGGAAACTCGTGGCCCGGGCACTGAGCGATGGCCGGAGGCATCTGTCCAACCGCGAAGCCCGGCGGGTGATCTGTGATTATGGCATCAACACCATCGACACCGTTTACTGTGACGATGTGGAAGAGGTGCTCGAAGTGTTTGCGGTGGAGCGCCGGCCCATTGATATTACGGTGGTGCATGAACAGGGCTGCTTTCCGTTTCTGGACCTGAGCCCTACCCAGCGCCGATACAAAGGCACGGTCAAAAAGCTCAACAGTGAGCAAGCGATTATTGATAGCTGCCGCTTCCTGATGGATGAGTACCGGGAGCACTTCCCCCGCAGCGGATTTCTCGGTTTTGCCGTGCAGCGGTCGTATCAGCATGTGGGCGGCATTGAATTCAGTGTGGGGATCACCCGGGACAACTTGTTCGGCCCACTGGTGGTGTGCGGTGCGGCGGGGGCTCAGATCAACATCATGACCGACCGGCAAATTGCCTTACCGCCGCTGAACATGGTGCTGGCCCGCGAGTTGCTGCGCCGCACCTACATGTACAAGCTGTTGAAGGAGCACAGCCTCAAGCCTGAGGAAGACATTCGTGCCGTGTCGGAGACGTTGGTCACTCTGTCTCAGATTGTCATCGACATCCCGGAGATTCGGGGCCTGGAGATTGCGCCACTGCTGTTCAACGAGCAGGGGGCGGTGGCGGTAAACATTGCTATTGATCTGGATGACCGCCGGGGCAAACCGATCATCCAGCCATACCCGAGGGAGCTGGAAGAGTGGATTGTGCTGCCGAGATCCGGTCGGCGAGTCATTATCCGCCCGGTGCTGGCGGAAGATGAGCCGGCCCACCGTTCATTCCACGAACATCAGTCACCAGAGTCCATTCGTTACCGGTTCTTCCAGTACCGAAAACATTTCTCCCGGGAAGACGTCGCCCAGATGGTGCAGATCGATTACGACCGTGAAATGGTGTTTATCGCCAATGCACCGCGGCTGGACGGTGAGGGAGAGGAAACCCTTGGCACTGTTCGCACCTGGACAGACGCAGACAACCTGCGCTGTGAGTTTGCCGTGATGGTGGACGACCGGATGAAAGGCGAGGGGCTGGGCGTGGCACTGATGCAGAAAATGATCGACTACTGTCGTGCCCGGGGCACCATGGAAATGATCGGCAACGTGTTGCCGGACAATCGCCCCATGCTGAAGTTGGCAGAGCATCTTGGCTTTGAAACCAAGTACAACCCGGAAGAAGAAGTGATGGATTTGCGGTTGGTGCTGAATGAACCAGTGAAAGACTGGCAGAAGGAGCGGCTGGGGAAAGGGGGCCACTTGTAA